One Nicotiana tomentosiformis chromosome 4, ASM39032v3, whole genome shotgun sequence genomic window carries:
- the LOC104092603 gene encoding fluoride export protein 1-like yields MDCENKDSELRKIGSSRTSSAASSLRRRSLSLSFSLRKRLNDDDDDDEIESVSEAGDIGDRELQSNRYSGSGRLRLIDENAPEHGVVVPISEEWSREPNAMTSLAPVSPSKLPERKENDEKTEVPWVLEYTSCLLFQAVFGILGVLLRYGLQILFGPRIVGATSDHSYMYLDLPSNMVGSFLMGWFGVVFKEDISRFSTSLAIGLSTGFLGSLTTFSGWNQKMLDLSVEGQWVFVVLGYLIGLFLVAYSFIFGVETAKGVRWLHRRATMNSLNCGTDYHWRVDSYKRHVLVILFLLCILLLLWGISIGLEVTKFSSGSTKVQLWLACIVGPFGVWIRWFLARLNGRGLGKSGFLKWVPFGTLIANVLAACVMAALATLKKAVKTQTCDTVASGIQFGLLGCLSTVSTFIAEFHAMRESKYPWRAYVYALSTMLISFVLGTLIYSVFVWTENFSKRSS; encoded by the exons ATGGATTGTGAGAATAAGGATTCTGAGCTCAGAAAAATTGGATCATCTCGCACAAGCAGTGCCGCTTCTTCTCTCAGGAGGCGTTCTTTGAGTTTGTCGTTTTCTCTTCGTAAGAGGCtgaatgatgatgatgatgatgatgaaatcgaatctgtatcAGAAGCAGGAGATATCGGGGATCGAGAGCTTCAAAGCAATAGGTACAGTGGGAGTGGTAGgctgagattaattgatgaaaatgCACCAGAACATGGAGTGGTTGTACCCATTTCAGAGGAATGGTCTCGTGAGCCCAATGCTATGACTAGTCTTGCTCCAGTATCCCCCTCAAAATTACCCGAGCGTAAAGAGAAT GATGAAAAAACAGAGGTGCCATGGGTTTTGGAGTATACTTCATGCCTCTTGTTCCAAGCTGTATTTGGAATACTGGGG GTTTTGTTGAGGTATGGTCTCCAAATATTGTTCGGGCCAAGAATAGTTGGTGCCACAAGTGACCACAGTTATATGTATCTGGACCTGCCTTCTAACATG GTCGGTTCGTTCTTGATGGGTTGGTTTGGTGTGGTCTTTAAAGAGGACATTTCCAGATTTTCAACTTCACTGGCCATTGGATTGTCAACTGGTTTTCTAGGAAGCCTTACAACTTTTAGTGGTTGGAACCAGAAAATGCTCGATCTTAGTGTTGAAGGCCAGTGGGTTTTTGTAGTCCTTGGCTATCTCATAG GTTTATTTCTAGTTGCCTACTCATTCATATTTGGGGTTGAGACTGCCAAAGGTGTCCGTTGGCTCCACAGAAGAGCCACTATGAATTCATTAAACTGTGGCACCGACTACCATTGGAGAGTAGATAGCTACAAGCGCCATGTACTAGTTATTCTCTTTCTGCTATGCATTCTACTTCTGCTTTGGGGTATAAGTATAGGACTGGAGGTAACTAAATTCAGCAGTGGCAGCACAAAAGTGCAGTTGTGGCTGGCATGCATAGTTGGTCCATTTGGGGTGTGGATCAGGTGGTTCTTAGCACGACTGAATGGACGCGGTTTAGGAAAATCAGGCTTTCTCAAATGGGTACCTTTCGGGACTTTGATTGCCAATGTATTAGCAGCTTGTGTCATGGCAGCACTAGCCACCTTGAAGAAAGCA GTTAAGACGCAGACATGTGATACTGTTGCTTCTGGTATTCAATTTGGGCTACTGGGTTGTCTAAGTACAGTTTCCACTTTCATTGCTGAATTTCATGCAATGAGAGAAAGTAAGTATCCATGGAGGGCGTATGTGTACGCTTTGTCTACAATGCTTATTTCATTCGTCTTGGGCACTCTTATATACTCCGTCTTTGTTTGGACTGAAAATTTCAGTAAAAGATCAAGTTGA